In Solanum pennellii chromosome 3, SPENNV200, a single window of DNA contains:
- the LOC107015477 gene encoding eukaryotic translation initiation factor 4E-1-like, with amino-acid sequence MAAAEMERTMSFDAAEKLKAADGGGGEVDDELEEGEIVEESNDTASYLGKEITVKHPLEHSWTFWFDNPTTKSRQTAWGSSLRNVYTFSTVEDFWGAYNNIHHPSKLIMGADFHCFKHKIEPKWEDPVCANGGTWKMSFSKGKSDTSWLYTLLAMIGHQFDHGDEICGAVVSVRAKGEKIALWTKNAANETAQVSIGKQWKQFLDYSDSVGFIFHDDAKRLDRNAKNRYTV; translated from the exons ATGGCAGCAGCTGAAATGGAGAGAACGATGTCGTTTGATGCAGCTGAGAAGTTGAAGGCCGCCGATGGAGGAGGAGGAGAGGTAGACGATGAACTTGAAGAAGGTGAAATTGTTGAAGAATCAAATGATACGGCATCGTATTTAGGGAAAGAAATCACAGTGAAGCATCCATTGGAGCATTCATGGACTTTTTGGTTTGATaaccctactactaaatctCGACAAACTGCTTGGGGAAGCTCACTTCGAAATGTCTACACTTTCTCCACTGTTGAAGATTTTTGGgg TGCTTACAATAATATCCATCACCCAAGCAAGTTAATTATGGGAGCAGACTTTCATTGTTTTAAGCACAAAATTGAGCCAAAGTGGGAAGATCCTGTATGTGCCAATGGAGGGACGTGGAAAATGAGTTTTTCGAAGGGTAAATCTGATACCAGCTGGCTGTATACG CTGCTGGCAATGATTGGACATCAATTCGATCATGGAGATGAAATTTGTGGAGCAGTTGTTAGTGTCCGGGCTAAGGGAGAAAAAATAGCTTTGTGGACCAAGAATGCTGCAAATGAAACAGCTCAG GTTAGCATTGGTAAGCAATGGAAGCAGTTTCTAGATTACAGCGATTCGGTTGGCTTCATATTTCAC GACGATGCAAAGAGGCTCGACAGAAATGCCAAGAATCGTTACACCGTATAG
- the LOC107015476 gene encoding bidirectional sugar transporter SWEET2a-like, which produces MEISGAGGLFSTYSICSNAAGIAGNLCAFVLFVSPIPTFSRIIRNKSTEQFSGLPYIYALLNCLICLWYGTPIVSPGIILVFTVNSVGAVFQLAYILIFIIYAERTKKLKMLGLLFGVFAAFAAVVSISICLFQPPNRQTFVGYLSVISLISMFASPLFIINLVIRTRSVEYMPFYLSLATFLMSLSFFAYGMFKQDPFIYVPNGIGGVLGIIQLVLYWRYSRPNEEPTRPLLESNA; this is translated from the exons ATGGAAATTTCTGGAGCAGGTGGTTTGTTCTCAACTTATTCAATTTGTAGTAATGCTGCTGGAATTGCTG GAAACCTATGTGcatttgttttatttgtatCACCAAT ACCAACATTCAGTAGGATCATCAGAAACAAGTCAACAGAACAATTTTCTGGGCTGCCTTATATATATGCCTTGTTGAATTGCTTAATATGTCTGTGGTATGGAACACCAATTGTATCTCCTGGTATTATATTGGTTTTTACGGTTAATTCCGTCGGAGCGGTTTTTCAGTTGGCTTATATACTCATATTCATCATTTACGCAGAGAGAACGAAAAAG TTGAAGATGTTGGGACTGTTGTTTGGTGTGTTTGCTGCATTTGCTGCTGTGGTTTCTATCAGCATCTGTCTATTTCAACCTCCAAATCGACAAACTTTCGTTGGATATTTGTCTGTTATCTCTCTCATCTCCATGTTTGCTTCTCCGTTGTTCATCATT AATTTGGTGATCAGAACAAGAAGTGTTGAGTATATGCCGTTCTATCTATCCCTTGCAACTTTTCTAATGAGCCTTTCTTTCTTTGCTTATGGAATGTTTAAGCAAGATCCATTTATCTAT GTTCCAAATGGGATAGGAGGAGTTCTTGGGATCATACAGCTAGTCTTATACTGGAGATACAGCAGACCTAATGAGGAGCCAACAAgacctctcttggagtccaatGCATGA
- the LOC107015491 gene encoding GDSL esterase/lipase At5g45670-like, which yields MCGDLKIICVFLLMLNLLGDNYGTKGEPQVPCYFIFGDSLVDNGNNNVIRSLARADYLPYGIDFPDGPTGRFSNGKTTVDVIAELLGFDDYIPPYATARGREILRGVNFASAAAGIREETGQQLGGRVTFSGQVNNYKNIAQQIVRIIGNENSAANYLSKCIYSIGVGSNDYLNNYFMPQYYSTSRQYTPQQYANVLIQQYTQQLKTLYNYGARKFVLIGVGQIGCSPNALAQNSPDGRTCAQNINVANQLFNNNLRTLVDNLNRNTPNAKLIYINAYGIFQDLIDNPFAFGFRVTNAGCCGIGRNNGQITCLPFQNPCQNRNEYLFWDAFHPGEAANIIVGRRSYRAQKPSDAYPFDIQRLAQL from the exons ATGTGTGGAGATTTAAAGATAATATGTGTGTTTTTATTAATGTTGAATTTATTAGGAGATAATTATGGTACAAAAGGAGAACCACAAGTGCCTTGTTACTTTATATTTGGTGATTCATTAGTGGATAATGGAAATAATAATGTGATTAGGTCATTGGCTAGAGCTGATTATTTGCCTTATGGAATTGATTTTCCAGATGGACCAACTGGAAGATTTTCCAATGGTAAAACTACTGTTGATGTCATAG ctgagcttttgggttttgatgaTTATATTCCACCCTATGCAACTGCAAGGGGTAGAGAAATACTTAGAGGTGTCAATTTTGCATCCGCTGCTGCTGGAATTAGAGAAGAAACTGGCCAACAATTG GGAGGAAGGGTAACATTTTCAGGTCAAGTAAATAATTACAAGAACATAGCTCAACAAATAGTGAGAATAATTGGAAATGAAAATTCAGCTGCAAATTATTTGAGTAAATGTATTTACTCAATTGGAGTTGGAAGTAATGATTATCTCAACAATTATTTTATGCCCCAATATTATTCAACAAGTAGACAATACACTCCTCAACAATATGCCAATGTTCTTATCCAACAATACACTCAACAATTAAAG ACATTATACAATTATGGAGCAAGAAAATTTGTGTTAATTGGAGTGGGCCAAATTGGATGCAGCCCAAATGCTTTGGCCCAAAACAGCCCAGATGGAAGAACTTGTGCTCAAAATATTAATGTGGCAAATCAGTTATTTAACAATAATCTGAGGACACTTGTGGATAATTTAAACAGAAATACACCAAATGCTAAATTAATCTACATTAATGCTTATGGAATATTTCAAGATTTAATTGACAATCCCTTTGCTTTTG GATTTAGAGTGACGAATGCGGGATGCTGCGGAATAGGAAGGAACAATGGGCAAATAACATGTCTACCATTTCAAAATCCATGCCAAAATagaaatgaatatttattttgggaTGCATTTCATCCAGGTGAAGCTGCAAATATAATTGTTGGAAGAAGATCTTATAGAGCTCAAAAGCCAAGTGATGCATACCCTTTTGATATTCAACGTTTAGCAcaattatga